One Anopheles stephensi strain Indian unplaced genomic scaffold, UCI_ANSTEP_V1.0 ucontig91, whole genome shotgun sequence genomic region harbors:
- the LOC118517289 gene encoding uncharacterized protein LOC118517289 isoform X1, translating to MWKLSGALLFLTVHLALANLAAESTVTSAKLINAPPPPPPTSLGSLYRSARDDYSSRRHCANCGPGYERDMRSYGRQTGVTGYYSGMGAIEDDRNWYYRPESFDDRYRGGAMQSAYPGAYRQPAYMGYEYDRYMSRPDDRGYGYGYPGMAMRTGYYDGGASRMPYYPEMMRGYGYRGNGYDNLDPHYDYYMTQRGGSIGMNNRDRYSQGYYDDRMSYGGQYDHKNFRPWDQTYRGISGFDNSGRGYYFASRPLTSSSSSLPPSSPSSSLSAHASYHVQSHPAPEPSYGAHSSGHESSGHPPANYRPGGSQYHQQQPQQHGSDRPDYRPSEPTSDCCRNRYPETASSSQAHASQGGSSYASHSTSGPSALSYGGGDSGHRPSGASGSWNYVSSGTTAGHSGGPNHGVNSGHVGVSINTHGSYGESHSAPQGQYAAGGSSSSHEYGANRGNDHRRESDHRQQSVAYGGRPRPSSLGDTSYLMDRDDKPNSNRVPLDQDPERQASEKSDTRTTSDSEPFTSDQPLEKLGSDESNAQSQTPKKQPNA from the exons CTTTCTGGGGCATTACTGTTCCTGACGGTGCATCTGGCATTAGCAAATCTGGCTGCTGAAAGTACGGTGACTTCAGCAAAGCTTATCAatgctccaccaccaccgccgcccaCCTCGCTCGGAAGTCTCTACCGCAGTGCCCGCGATGACTACAGCTCCAGAAGACACTGCGCCAACTGTGGACCCGGGTACGAGAGAGACATGCGAAGTTACGGACGCCAGACCGGAGTGACAGGGTACTACAGTGGGATGGGCGCGATCGAAGACGATCGAAACTGGTACTATCGACCGGAGAGTTTTGATGATCGCTACCGAGGTGGAGCGATGCAGTCCGCTTATCCTGGAGCGTATCGGCAACCTGCGTACATGGG ATACGAGTATGACCGCTACATGAGCCGTCCGGACGATCGAGGGTATGGTTATGGATATCCCGGTATGGCTATGAGGACCGGTTACTATGATGGAGGTGCCAGTAGGATGCCTTACTATCCGGAGATGATGCGCGGCTACGGTTACCGTGGCAATGGATACGATAATCTGGATCCCCACTACGACTACTACATGACGCAGCGTGGCGGTTCCATCGGCATGAACAACAGAG ATCGCTACTCCCAAGGCTACTACGATGATCGCATGAGCTACGGTGGACAGTATGATCACAAGAATTTCCGACCGTGGGATCAAACGTACAG AGGAATATCTGGTTTTGATAATTCTGGACGTGGTTATTATTTTGCAAGTCGTCCCTTGACATCATCCTCCTCATCACTACCACCTTCATCACCTTCATCATCCCTGTCCGCACACGCATCATACCACGTTCAATCACACCCGGCACCGGAACCGAGCTACGGTGCCCATTCGAGTGGCCACGAATCATCTGGCCATCCACCCGCAAACTATCGTCCGGGCGGATCGCAATACCATCAGCAACAGCCCCAGCAACATGGATCGGACCGACCCGACTACAGACCTTCCGAGCCGACATCCGACTGTTGCAGGAATCGCTATCCAGAAACGGCATCATCATCCCAGGCACATGCAAGTCAGGGCGGTTCCTCCTATGCGTCTCACAGCACCAGTGGGCCTAGTGCATTGAGTTACGGTGGGGGAGACAGTGGTCACAGACCTTCCGGTGCTAGTGGCAGCTGGAACTATGTGAGCAGCGGCACAACGGCTGGTCACAGTGGTGGTCCGAATCATGGTGTCAACAGTGGTCACGTTGGAGTGAGCATCAACACGCACGGATCTTACGGAGAATCGCATAGTGCGCCGCAAGGACAGTATGCAGCTGGGGGAAGCAGTAGTTCTCACGAGTATGGCGCAAATCGAGGAAATGATCATCGTCGAGAATCGGATCACCGTCAGCAAAG CGTTGCCTATGGTGGACGGCCGCGGCCATCATCGCTAGGCGACACCAGCTACTTGATGGACCGGGATGATAAGCCCAACAGCAACCGAGTGCCTTTGGATCAAGATCCTGAACGACAAGCTAGCGAGAAGAGCGATACGCGCACAACTTCAGACAGCGAGCCCTTTACCTCTGACCAGCCATTGGAGAAGCTGGGCAGCGATGAAAGTAATGCCCAATCGCAGACGCCAAAAAAGCAACCGAATGCGTAA
- the LOC118517289 gene encoding class E vacuolar protein-sorting machinery protein HSE1-like isoform X3, which produces MWKLSGALLFLTVHLALANLAAESTVTSAKLINAPPPPPPTSLGSLYRSARDDYSSRRHCANCGPGYERDMRSYGRQTGVTGYYSGMGAIEDDRNWYYRPESFDDRYRGGAMQSAYPGAYRQPAYMGYEYDRYMSRPDDRGYGYGYPGMAMRTGYYDGGASRMPYYPEMMRGYGYRGNGYDNLDPHYDYYMTQRGGSIGMNNRDRYSQGYYDDRMSYGGQYDHKNFRPWDQTYRGISGFDNSGRGYYFASRPLTSSSSSLPPSSPSSSLSAHASYHVQSHPAPEPSYGAHSSGHESSGHPPANYRPGGSQYHQQQPQQHGSDRPDYRPSEPTSDCCRNRYPETASSSQAHASQGGSSYASHSTSGPSALSYGGGDSGHRPSGASGSWNYVSSGTTAGHSGGPNHGVNSGHVGVSINTHGSYGESHSAPQGQYAAGGSSSSHEYGANRGNDHRRESDHRQQRAILLSPLLALPMVDGRGHHR; this is translated from the exons CTTTCTGGGGCATTACTGTTCCTGACGGTGCATCTGGCATTAGCAAATCTGGCTGCTGAAAGTACGGTGACTTCAGCAAAGCTTATCAatgctccaccaccaccgccgcccaCCTCGCTCGGAAGTCTCTACCGCAGTGCCCGCGATGACTACAGCTCCAGAAGACACTGCGCCAACTGTGGACCCGGGTACGAGAGAGACATGCGAAGTTACGGACGCCAGACCGGAGTGACAGGGTACTACAGTGGGATGGGCGCGATCGAAGACGATCGAAACTGGTACTATCGACCGGAGAGTTTTGATGATCGCTACCGAGGTGGAGCGATGCAGTCCGCTTATCCTGGAGCGTATCGGCAACCTGCGTACATGGG ATACGAGTATGACCGCTACATGAGCCGTCCGGACGATCGAGGGTATGGTTATGGATATCCCGGTATGGCTATGAGGACCGGTTACTATGATGGAGGTGCCAGTAGGATGCCTTACTATCCGGAGATGATGCGCGGCTACGGTTACCGTGGCAATGGATACGATAATCTGGATCCCCACTACGACTACTACATGACGCAGCGTGGCGGTTCCATCGGCATGAACAACAGAG ATCGCTACTCCCAAGGCTACTACGATGATCGCATGAGCTACGGTGGACAGTATGATCACAAGAATTTCCGACCGTGGGATCAAACGTACAG AGGAATATCTGGTTTTGATAATTCTGGACGTGGTTATTATTTTGCAAGTCGTCCCTTGACATCATCCTCCTCATCACTACCACCTTCATCACCTTCATCATCCCTGTCCGCACACGCATCATACCACGTTCAATCACACCCGGCACCGGAACCGAGCTACGGTGCCCATTCGAGTGGCCACGAATCATCTGGCCATCCACCCGCAAACTATCGTCCGGGCGGATCGCAATACCATCAGCAACAGCCCCAGCAACATGGATCGGACCGACCCGACTACAGACCTTCCGAGCCGACATCCGACTGTTGCAGGAATCGCTATCCAGAAACGGCATCATCATCCCAGGCACATGCAAGTCAGGGCGGTTCCTCCTATGCGTCTCACAGCACCAGTGGGCCTAGTGCATTGAGTTACGGTGGGGGAGACAGTGGTCACAGACCTTCCGGTGCTAGTGGCAGCTGGAACTATGTGAGCAGCGGCACAACGGCTGGTCACAGTGGTGGTCCGAATCATGGTGTCAACAGTGGTCACGTTGGAGTGAGCATCAACACGCACGGATCTTACGGAGAATCGCATAGTGCGCCGCAAGGACAGTATGCAGCTGGGGGAAGCAGTAGTTCTCACGAGTATGGCGCAAATCGAGGAAATGATCATCGTCGAGAATCGGATCACCGTCAGCAAAG AGCAATATTACTCTCTCCTTTGCTAGCGTTGCCTATGGTGGACGGCCGCGGCCATCATCGCTAG
- the LOC118517289 gene encoding RNA-binding protein EWS-like isoform X2, whose translation MWKLSGALLFLTVHLALANLAAESTVTSAKLINAPPPPPPTSLGSLYRSARDDYSSRRHCANCGPGYERDMRSYGRQTGVTGYYSGMGAIEDDRNWYYRPESFDDRYRGGAMQSAYPGAYRQPAYMGYEYDRYMSRPDDRGYGYGYPGMAMRTGYYDGGASRMPYYPEMMRGYGYRGNGYDNLDPHYDYYMTQRGGSIGMNNRDRYSQGYYDDRMSYGGQYDHKNFRPWDQTYSRPLTSSSSSLPPSSPSSSLSAHASYHVQSHPAPEPSYGAHSSGHESSGHPPANYRPGGSQYHQQQPQQHGSDRPDYRPSEPTSDCCRNRYPETASSSQAHASQGGSSYASHSTSGPSALSYGGGDSGHRPSGASGSWNYVSSGTTAGHSGGPNHGVNSGHVGVSINTHGSYGESHSAPQGQYAAGGSSSSHEYGANRGNDHRRESDHRQQSVAYGGRPRPSSLGDTSYLMDRDDKPNSNRVPLDQDPERQASEKSDTRTTSDSEPFTSDQPLEKLGSDESNAQSQTPKKQPNA comes from the exons CTTTCTGGGGCATTACTGTTCCTGACGGTGCATCTGGCATTAGCAAATCTGGCTGCTGAAAGTACGGTGACTTCAGCAAAGCTTATCAatgctccaccaccaccgccgcccaCCTCGCTCGGAAGTCTCTACCGCAGTGCCCGCGATGACTACAGCTCCAGAAGACACTGCGCCAACTGTGGACCCGGGTACGAGAGAGACATGCGAAGTTACGGACGCCAGACCGGAGTGACAGGGTACTACAGTGGGATGGGCGCGATCGAAGACGATCGAAACTGGTACTATCGACCGGAGAGTTTTGATGATCGCTACCGAGGTGGAGCGATGCAGTCCGCTTATCCTGGAGCGTATCGGCAACCTGCGTACATGGG ATACGAGTATGACCGCTACATGAGCCGTCCGGACGATCGAGGGTATGGTTATGGATATCCCGGTATGGCTATGAGGACCGGTTACTATGATGGAGGTGCCAGTAGGATGCCTTACTATCCGGAGATGATGCGCGGCTACGGTTACCGTGGCAATGGATACGATAATCTGGATCCCCACTACGACTACTACATGACGCAGCGTGGCGGTTCCATCGGCATGAACAACAGAG ATCGCTACTCCCAAGGCTACTACGATGATCGCATGAGCTACGGTGGACAGTATGATCACAAGAATTTCCGACCGTGGGATCAAACGTACAG TCGTCCCTTGACATCATCCTCCTCATCACTACCACCTTCATCACCTTCATCATCCCTGTCCGCACACGCATCATACCACGTTCAATCACACCCGGCACCGGAACCGAGCTACGGTGCCCATTCGAGTGGCCACGAATCATCTGGCCATCCACCCGCAAACTATCGTCCGGGCGGATCGCAATACCATCAGCAACAGCCCCAGCAACATGGATCGGACCGACCCGACTACAGACCTTCCGAGCCGACATCCGACTGTTGCAGGAATCGCTATCCAGAAACGGCATCATCATCCCAGGCACATGCAAGTCAGGGCGGTTCCTCCTATGCGTCTCACAGCACCAGTGGGCCTAGTGCATTGAGTTACGGTGGGGGAGACAGTGGTCACAGACCTTCCGGTGCTAGTGGCAGCTGGAACTATGTGAGCAGCGGCACAACGGCTGGTCACAGTGGTGGTCCGAATCATGGTGTCAACAGTGGTCACGTTGGAGTGAGCATCAACACGCACGGATCTTACGGAGAATCGCATAGTGCGCCGCAAGGACAGTATGCAGCTGGGGGAAGCAGTAGTTCTCACGAGTATGGCGCAAATCGAGGAAATGATCATCGTCGAGAATCGGATCACCGTCAGCAAAG CGTTGCCTATGGTGGACGGCCGCGGCCATCATCGCTAGGCGACACCAGCTACTTGATGGACCGGGATGATAAGCCCAACAGCAACCGAGTGCCTTTGGATCAAGATCCTGAACGACAAGCTAGCGAGAAGAGCGATACGCGCACAACTTCAGACAGCGAGCCCTTTACCTCTGACCAGCCATTGGAGAAGCTGGGCAGCGATGAAAGTAATGCCCAATCGCAGACGCCAAAAAAGCAACCGAATGCGTAA
- the LOC118517288 gene encoding uncharacterized protein LOC118517288 isoform X3 produces MSSSDALAVGATYRRGDKTVPSMARNQGYMPIKSRLKPVIFVHTLVSNRFIRKYGVFCLILCTALGLLYYRRVLFQKYIHQTLPLYQRSVSLVFGNDSRVDVEDTGQHDRWLPIGDADKKFKIYSAYFDPRLEVVESYLVPDGFLPFGSIRIFAILPLKVQKVNIFCNFRSDNDYLAQHRADEVEAVHEHWNMEYAASYVICKLAGNVTKREARLPDEVALSYLDEPSMQEATSFVRIKYPKTDRLFRAAPTRSLAVCVGPLHHNFAYALRVVEFFEYYKLQGAERFYVYNKSATPEVQAVLRHYQATGLVQVLDWHFEGYRFESELRYEGIFVALNECFYRATVAGGFRYTAIVDFDELLFPSGDKETLLEYLQAKDRYDVHSFNFQGVFYYDIYAPDFSHVPPWANNTYLYTQVRNVRTKNPLLHHNRSKYVLKGRNVLEAGNHFVWKAVRDTYEYPVPESEGLLMHYRDGNLGYDFENVVLDNRIRDRFGKTMWQVVNEQCAIIFPETRICPLGENYNQTEPSQ; encoded by the exons ATGTCAAGTAGTGACGCACTGGCAGTGGGTGCGACATATAGACGAGGTGATAAAACCGTACCAAGCATGGCCCGGAACCAGGGCTACATGCCAATCAAGTCTCGCTTGAAACCAGTGATTTTTGTGCACACGTTAgtatccaatcgcttcattcggaaGTATGGTGTGTTTTGTCTCATTCTGTGCACCGCTCTAGGGCTGCTGTACTACAGAAGAGTTTTGTTT CAAAAGTACATTCATCAAACACTTCCACTCTACCAACGGTCGGTGTCTTTGGTGTTTGGCAATGATAGCAGAGTTGATGTGGAAGACACAGGACAACATGACCGATGGCTACCGATTGGGGATGCGGACAAGAAGTTTAAAATCTACTCAGCCTACTTTGACCCGCGGCTGGAGGTTGTCG AATCCTACCTCGTCCCAGATGGATTTCTGCCGTTCGGTAGTATTCGTATCTTTGCAATATTGCCGTTAAAAGTGCAAAAAGTCAATATATTTTGCAACTTCAG aTCAGATAACGACTACCTGGCACAGCACCGAGCCGACGAAGTTGAAGCGGTGCACGAGCATTGGAATATGGAATATGCGGCCAGCTATGTGATATGCAAACTGGCGGGAAATGTTACCAAGCGCGAAGCTCGCCTACCGGACGAGGTGGCACTAAGCTATCTCGATGAGCCCAGCATGCAGGAAGCAACGAGCTTTGTTCGCATAAA GTACCCCAAAACGGACCGACTCTTTCGGGCGGCTCCCACCCGTTCGCTGGCCGTGTGCGTAGGTCCGCTGCATCACAATTTTGCGTACGCACTGCGGGTGGTGGAATTTTTCGAATATTACAAGCTGCAGGGAGCAGAACGGTTCTACGTGTACAACAAATCGGCCACCCCGGAAGTGCAGGCCGTGCTGCGCCATTATCAAGCGACTGGACTGGTGCAAGTGTTGGACTGGCATTTCGAAG GGTACCGATTCGAGAGCGAGCTGCGGTACGAGGGCATTTTTGTTGCACTGAACGAATGTTTCTATCGTGCGACCGTGGCCGGGGGGTTCCGGTACACAGCGATTGTCGATTTCGACGAGCTATTATTCCCGTCTGGTGATAAGGAAACTCTTCTCGAGTATCTGCAAGCAAAGGACCGATATGATGTGCACTCGTTCAACTTCCAAGGCGTCTTTTATTACGATATCTATGCTCCAGATTTCTCGCACGTTCCGCCATGGGCAAACAATACCTACCTCTACACGCAGGTCCGCAACGTCCGGACGAAGAATCCACTGTTGCATCACAATCGCAGCAAATACGTGTTGAAAGGTCGCAATGTGCTTGAAGCTGGGAATCACTTCGTCTGGAAAGCGGTTCGAG ACACCTACGAGTACCCGGTCCCGGAAAGCGAAGGACTGTTGATGCACTATCGCGACGGGAATCTTGGCTACGATTTCGAAAACGTTGTCCTGGACAATCGCATTCGAGACCGCTTCGGCAAAACGATGTGGCAGGTGGTGAACGAACAGTGTGCCATAATATTTCCCGAGACGCGTATCTGTCCACTCGGAGAAAATTACAATCAAACAGAACCGTCACAGTAA
- the LOC118517288 gene encoding uncharacterized protein LOC118517288 isoform X2: MSSSDALAVGATYRRGDKTVPSMARNQGYMPIKSRLKPVIFVHTLVSNRFIRKYGVFCLILCTALGLLYYRRVLFNCDHLQQKYIHQTLPLYQRSVSLVFGNDSRVDVEDTGQHDRWLPIGDADKKFKIYSAYFDPRLEVVESYLVPDGFLPFGSIRIFAILPLKVQKVNIFCNFRSDNDYLAQHRADEVEAVHEHWNMEYAASYVICKLAGNVTKREARLPDEVALSYLDEPSMQEATSFVRIKYPKTDRLFRAAPTRSLAVCVGPLHHNFAYALRVVEFFEYYKLQGAERFYVYNKSATPEVQAVLRHYQATGLVQVLDWHFEGYRFESELRYEGIFVALNECFYRATVAGGFRYTAIVDFDELLFPSGDKETLLEYLQAKDRYDVHSFNFQGVFYYDIYAPDFSHVPPWANNTYLYTQVRNVRTKNPLLHHNRSKYVLKGRNVLEAGNHFVWKAVRDTYEYPVPESEGLLMHYRDGNLGYDFENVVLDNRIRDRFGKTMWQVVNEQCAIIFPETRICPLGENYNQTEPSQ, encoded by the exons ATGTCAAGTAGTGACGCACTGGCAGTGGGTGCGACATATAGACGAGGTGATAAAACCGTACCAAGCATGGCCCGGAACCAGGGCTACATGCCAATCAAGTCTCGCTTGAAACCAGTGATTTTTGTGCACACGTTAgtatccaatcgcttcattcggaaGTATGGTGTGTTTTGTCTCATTCTGTGCACCGCTCTAGGGCTGCTGTACTACAGAAGAGTTTTGTTT AACTGTGACCATTTGCAGCAAAAGTACATTCATCAAACACTTCCACTCTACCAACGGTCGGTGTCTTTGGTGTTTGGCAATGATAGCAGAGTTGATGTGGAAGACACAGGACAACATGACCGATGGCTACCGATTGGGGATGCGGACAAGAAGTTTAAAATCTACTCAGCCTACTTTGACCCGCGGCTGGAGGTTGTCG AATCCTACCTCGTCCCAGATGGATTTCTGCCGTTCGGTAGTATTCGTATCTTTGCAATATTGCCGTTAAAAGTGCAAAAAGTCAATATATTTTGCAACTTCAG aTCAGATAACGACTACCTGGCACAGCACCGAGCCGACGAAGTTGAAGCGGTGCACGAGCATTGGAATATGGAATATGCGGCCAGCTATGTGATATGCAAACTGGCGGGAAATGTTACCAAGCGCGAAGCTCGCCTACCGGACGAGGTGGCACTAAGCTATCTCGATGAGCCCAGCATGCAGGAAGCAACGAGCTTTGTTCGCATAAA GTACCCCAAAACGGACCGACTCTTTCGGGCGGCTCCCACCCGTTCGCTGGCCGTGTGCGTAGGTCCGCTGCATCACAATTTTGCGTACGCACTGCGGGTGGTGGAATTTTTCGAATATTACAAGCTGCAGGGAGCAGAACGGTTCTACGTGTACAACAAATCGGCCACCCCGGAAGTGCAGGCCGTGCTGCGCCATTATCAAGCGACTGGACTGGTGCAAGTGTTGGACTGGCATTTCGAAG GGTACCGATTCGAGAGCGAGCTGCGGTACGAGGGCATTTTTGTTGCACTGAACGAATGTTTCTATCGTGCGACCGTGGCCGGGGGGTTCCGGTACACAGCGATTGTCGATTTCGACGAGCTATTATTCCCGTCTGGTGATAAGGAAACTCTTCTCGAGTATCTGCAAGCAAAGGACCGATATGATGTGCACTCGTTCAACTTCCAAGGCGTCTTTTATTACGATATCTATGCTCCAGATTTCTCGCACGTTCCGCCATGGGCAAACAATACCTACCTCTACACGCAGGTCCGCAACGTCCGGACGAAGAATCCACTGTTGCATCACAATCGCAGCAAATACGTGTTGAAAGGTCGCAATGTGCTTGAAGCTGGGAATCACTTCGTCTGGAAAGCGGTTCGAG ACACCTACGAGTACCCGGTCCCGGAAAGCGAAGGACTGTTGATGCACTATCGCGACGGGAATCTTGGCTACGATTTCGAAAACGTTGTCCTGGACAATCGCATTCGAGACCGCTTCGGCAAAACGATGTGGCAGGTGGTGAACGAACAGTGTGCCATAATATTTCCCGAGACGCGTATCTGTCCACTCGGAGAAAATTACAATCAAACAGAACCGTCACAGTAA
- the LOC118517288 gene encoding uncharacterized protein LOC118517288 isoform X1 — translation MSSSDALAVGATYRRGDKTVPSMARNQGYMPIKSRLKPVIFVHTLVSNRFIRKYGVFCLILCTALGLLYYRRVLFQKYIHQTLPLYQRSVSLVFGNDSRVDVEDTGQHDRWLPIGDADKKFKIYSAYFDPRLEVVGKSIGLDIRLPKGWITNACCLLLESYLVPDGFLPFGSIRIFAILPLKVQKVNIFCNFRSDNDYLAQHRADEVEAVHEHWNMEYAASYVICKLAGNVTKREARLPDEVALSYLDEPSMQEATSFVRIKYPKTDRLFRAAPTRSLAVCVGPLHHNFAYALRVVEFFEYYKLQGAERFYVYNKSATPEVQAVLRHYQATGLVQVLDWHFEGYRFESELRYEGIFVALNECFYRATVAGGFRYTAIVDFDELLFPSGDKETLLEYLQAKDRYDVHSFNFQGVFYYDIYAPDFSHVPPWANNTYLYTQVRNVRTKNPLLHHNRSKYVLKGRNVLEAGNHFVWKAVRDTYEYPVPESEGLLMHYRDGNLGYDFENVVLDNRIRDRFGKTMWQVVNEQCAIIFPETRICPLGENYNQTEPSQ, via the exons ATGTCAAGTAGTGACGCACTGGCAGTGGGTGCGACATATAGACGAGGTGATAAAACCGTACCAAGCATGGCCCGGAACCAGGGCTACATGCCAATCAAGTCTCGCTTGAAACCAGTGATTTTTGTGCACACGTTAgtatccaatcgcttcattcggaaGTATGGTGTGTTTTGTCTCATTCTGTGCACCGCTCTAGGGCTGCTGTACTACAGAAGAGTTTTGTTT CAAAAGTACATTCATCAAACACTTCCACTCTACCAACGGTCGGTGTCTTTGGTGTTTGGCAATGATAGCAGAGTTGATGTGGAAGACACAGGACAACATGACCGATGGCTACCGATTGGGGATGCGGACAAGAAGTTTAAAATCTACTCAGCCTACTTTGACCCGCGGCTGGAGGTTGTCGGTAAGAGCATTGGATTGGATATTCGTCTACCGAAAGGCTGGATTACTAATGCTTGTTGCTTGCTTTTAGAATCCTACCTCGTCCCAGATGGATTTCTGCCGTTCGGTAGTATTCGTATCTTTGCAATATTGCCGTTAAAAGTGCAAAAAGTCAATATATTTTGCAACTTCAG aTCAGATAACGACTACCTGGCACAGCACCGAGCCGACGAAGTTGAAGCGGTGCACGAGCATTGGAATATGGAATATGCGGCCAGCTATGTGATATGCAAACTGGCGGGAAATGTTACCAAGCGCGAAGCTCGCCTACCGGACGAGGTGGCACTAAGCTATCTCGATGAGCCCAGCATGCAGGAAGCAACGAGCTTTGTTCGCATAAA GTACCCCAAAACGGACCGACTCTTTCGGGCGGCTCCCACCCGTTCGCTGGCCGTGTGCGTAGGTCCGCTGCATCACAATTTTGCGTACGCACTGCGGGTGGTGGAATTTTTCGAATATTACAAGCTGCAGGGAGCAGAACGGTTCTACGTGTACAACAAATCGGCCACCCCGGAAGTGCAGGCCGTGCTGCGCCATTATCAAGCGACTGGACTGGTGCAAGTGTTGGACTGGCATTTCGAAG GGTACCGATTCGAGAGCGAGCTGCGGTACGAGGGCATTTTTGTTGCACTGAACGAATGTTTCTATCGTGCGACCGTGGCCGGGGGGTTCCGGTACACAGCGATTGTCGATTTCGACGAGCTATTATTCCCGTCTGGTGATAAGGAAACTCTTCTCGAGTATCTGCAAGCAAAGGACCGATATGATGTGCACTCGTTCAACTTCCAAGGCGTCTTTTATTACGATATCTATGCTCCAGATTTCTCGCACGTTCCGCCATGGGCAAACAATACCTACCTCTACACGCAGGTCCGCAACGTCCGGACGAAGAATCCACTGTTGCATCACAATCGCAGCAAATACGTGTTGAAAGGTCGCAATGTGCTTGAAGCTGGGAATCACTTCGTCTGGAAAGCGGTTCGAG ACACCTACGAGTACCCGGTCCCGGAAAGCGAAGGACTGTTGATGCACTATCGCGACGGGAATCTTGGCTACGATTTCGAAAACGTTGTCCTGGACAATCGCATTCGAGACCGCTTCGGCAAAACGATGTGGCAGGTGGTGAACGAACAGTGTGCCATAATATTTCCCGAGACGCGTATCTGTCCACTCGGAGAAAATTACAATCAAACAGAACCGTCACAGTAA